The segment CCGGACCCCTACGACGTGGCGTTCGTGGAGCAGTCGAAGAGCTGGTTCGAGTCCCTCTGGTCAACCATCGCCAAGCCGATGAGACTCTTCGAGTGACGTTGCGCCCCTCCGCTTCGACGGACATATCCGACCTTCAGGCTCTGGCGGCCTCCGTGAGATGTGTGCTCTTCGATTTCGACGGGCCGTTGGCCAGGCTCTTCGCAGGGCACCCTGCTCCTCACGTGGCGCGGCTGCTGAAGGATCAGCTGGACGAGTGGGGGGTGATGACACCTGCCTTGCGGGGCAGTGAGGACCCCTTGGAGGTGATCCGGGGATTCGCCCATCGTGACCGGACGAGCGAGCTTGAGAAGCTGCTCACCGAGCAGGAGATCCACGCCGCTTCGATGGCGACCCCGACGCCGTACTCCGACAATCTGGTACGTCTGCTCGTAGCGCGTGGTCACCAGGTCGCCGTCACGACCAACAACTCACCGCTGGCGGTCGCTCGTTATCTTCAGGGAAGGCAGTTGGCGCACCTGTTCGGCCCGCACATTCATGGTCGGACACACGACCCCTCCTTGATGAAGCCTCATCCTCACTGTCTGGTCAGCGCCCTGGAGTCGACCGGTGCCTACGCCGCGGAGTGCCTGATGATCGGGGACTCGGTGGGTGACTACGAGGCTGCCCGGCAAGTCGGCGTCACCTTTCTGGGCTATGCGCACCGACCGCAGAAGGAGACAAGGCTCCGTGCCGCGGGGGCCAGCCATGTCATCCGTTCGCTGCAGGACCTCTATATCGCCTTGCGGGATGCTTAACCGTTACGGGTGCAAATAGCGTCGTCGGCGTGCTGACGGGGTGGCCGTAGGACTATGCTCGGCGCCACACGTCGGCTGTGGGGCGTGAGGTACCCGTCCACTGCTCTGGGATCACAATCAAGGAATCCGTTGGCCACGATCACTCCGGTAGCCGCAGCCGCTTCCGAGCTCGGAGGGCAACGCGTGGTGGGCCCGCTCAAGGGATACCACCACGAGGCCTATGCGGTACTACTGGACGAGGGTTCGGCGCTCGGCCGGGGCTTCTCCTGGCTGAAGCTGCGTGAGCCGAGACCCGGGGTCTTCTGGTACGACCTGCGGTGCTTCCGCTCAGAAGAGGAACTGCTGCCTTTGCTGCGGGGCCGTGTGCCGCGTATCCCGGAGGTGGCTGATGTCGCTGATGGTGTGTCGGTCCTCAGCTTCATCGAGGGGCGGACGCTCGGCACCGTCCGGCCCGCAGGTTGCAAAGTTGACCAGCGGCACGTGGACCAGATCGTGGAGCTGTTCGGAAGCCTTGCCGCTTTCGATGTGGATGATCTCCGGCAGAAGATGCCGTGTGATCACGACGAACATGAGGAGGCCGCCGACTCCAGCGGCTTCCTCAAGGGGTTGATCAGCCACACGATCGAGGATGTCTACGAGCCCCATCGTCCGGTGTTCGACGCAGTGTTCCGCGCGCTCGGCGTGGACGACGAAGCACTGAACGCCTTCGCGGATCGGCTTCCGCCGCTGACATCCAGGCCGTATCGGCTTCTTCACGGTGATCTGCACCGGGAGAACTTCATCGTCGACCTCACCGGCAATGTGTGGACCATTGACTGGGAGCTCGCACGGATCGGCGATCCGGTCTATGACCTGGCCACCCATCTGCACCTGATGCGCTATCCGCCGAAGCAGGAAGCGGAAGTGGTCGAGCGATGGACGCGTGTGGTGGAGGATGCCCACCCGGGCGCATCGTCGGGAGTACGCGAAGACCTGCCGGTCTACCTCGACTACAAACGCATTCAGTCCGTATACACGGACATCATCAGGGGTGGCACCGCTCTCCTGGCCGACATGTCTGTGGTGCGCTTGGCGCATACGGCCAGGGCCCTCAGGAGGGCCCTCGAGCTGGCCCGTGGGCCGCTTGTTCTGGAACGGATCCCCCTGCATGCCGAGATCATGTTCGCTCTCGCGCAGTGGCACGTGAGGCATCGCCGGAGACTCAGAGACGTTGTGTGACCGAGGGGACCTGACCAGCCCCCATGACCAGCGCCATCCATCGTTCCGGCTCCGCCAGTGGCTCGAAGCCGACCTTGGCGTAGACCCCGTGCGCATCGTGTGTCGCGAGCAGGATCCGGCGTAGGCCCAGGGGGCGGCAGTGGTCGCGGACGGCGGTGGCGAGGGCGGTGCCTAGGCCTTGGCCTCGGGCGGTGGGGGAGACGTAGACGTCGCAGAGCCAGGCGAAGGTGGCGTGGTCGGTGACGAGGCGGGCGTAGGCGAGCTGGGCGCCGGTGGTGGTGGAGTAGGCGCCGAAGTTGAGGGAGGCGGCGATGGCGGCGTCGGTTTTGGGGCGGGGGCGGTCGAGGGCCCAGTAGGCGTCGGTGGAGAGCCAGTGGTGGATGAGGGGGATGTCGAGGCGGGCGGGGTCGGTGGAGATCTCGTACGGGGCGGTCATGAGGCGAGAGGGTAGCGGTGCTTACGGGTTTTGTGCAGGACAATTAACTGGACCTTGCGGGTGGTGGGGGCGCAGGGTCGTGGGCATGGGACTTCAGGGCATTCACGTACCGGTCATCACGCCGTTCGGTGAGGACGGGCGGGTCGATGTCGGCGCGCTGGAGAGACTGGCGCACGGGCTGCTCTACGACGGCGCGGCAGGGCTGGTCGCGCTCGGGACCACGGCGGAGGCGGCGAGCCTGGACGAGGGGGAGAGGGCCGCCGTGCGGAAGGCCGTGGGGCGGGTGTGCCGGGGGTTCGGGGCGCACTTCACCGTGGGGGCGGGGTCGGCGGACACGCGGCGGACGGGGGAGGAGCTGCGGGGGCTGGCGGCGGATGCGGCGCTGGTGGCGGTGCCGTCGTTCGTGCGGCCGTCGGAGGACGGGGTGGTGGCGCACTTCGAGGCGCTGGCACGGGTCTCGGCGGTGCCGTTGATCGTCTACAACATTCCGTACCGCACCGGGCGCACGCTGAGCGCGCAGACGGTGCGGCGGCTCGCCGCGATCCCGGGAGTGATCGGCTTCAAGCACGCGGTCGGGGGGATCGACGCGGACACGGTGGCGCTGGTCCGTGAGGTGCCGCTGTTCGCGGGGGACGATGTGTTCGCGCCGGCGCTGCTCGCGATGGGCGCGGCGGGCGGGATCCTGGCGTCGGCGCATCTCGCGACCGACCGGTGGGTGAGGCTGGGGCAGGCGTACGAACCGGAGCTCGGGCATGAGCTGGCGGGGATGGCGGCGACACTGTTCGCGGAGCCGAATCCGGTGCTGATCAAGGCGGTGCTGTACGCGCAGGGGCGGATCCCGTCCTCCGCCGTACGGCTGCCGCTGCTGGCGGCGGGGCGCCCAGCGCTTGAGACGGCACTTCGGGCAGTAGGGGTGCCGGGGGATACTCGGGACCGTAGAGACGTACTGATCGGAGAGACGGCATGAGGGTTGGAATCGTCGGAGCCACCGGCCAGGTCGGCGGGGTCATGCGCAAGGTGCTCGCCGAGCGCGACTTCCCGGTGGAGCAGCTGCGGCTGTTCGCGTCGGCCCGCTCGGCGGGTCGTACGCTGCCGTGGAAGGACGGCGAGGTCGTCATCGAGGACGCGGCCACGGCCGACTACACGGGGCTGGACATCGTCCTGTTCTCGGCCGGCGGCGCGACCTCGAAGGCGCTCGCGGAGAAGGTGGCCGGCCAGGGCGCCGTCGTCATCGACAACTCCTCCGCCTGGCGTCGCGACCCCCAGGTGCCGCTGGTCGTCTCCGAGGTCAACCCGGACGCGATCGCCGACCGCCCCAAGGGCATCATCGCCAACCCGAACTGCACCACCATGGCCGCGATGCCGGTGCTCATGCCGCTGCACGCCGAAGCCGGGCTGACCGCGCTCGTCGCCACGACCTACCAGGCCGTCTCCGGCTCCGGCCTGGCCGGCGTCGCCGAGCTGGACGGGCAGGTGCGCAAGGTCGCCGACCGCGCGGCGGAACTGGCGTTCGACGGCGACGCCGTCGAATTCCCCGAGCCGGCTGTCTACAAGCGGCCCATCGCCTTCAACGTCCTCCCGCTGGCCGGCTCCATCGTCGACGACGGCTCCTTCGAGACCGACGAGGAGCAGAAGCTCCGCAACGAGTCCCGCAAGATCCTCGGCATCCCCGAGCTCAAGGTCTCCGGCACGTGCGTCCGCGTCCCCGTCTTCTCCGGGCATTCGCTGCAGGTCAACCTCCGCTTCGAGCGTCCGATCAGCGTCGAGCGCGCTTACGAGCTGCTGGGCCGGGCGCCTGGCGTCGAGCTTTCCGAGATCCCGACCCCGCTTCAGGCCGCCGGCAAGGACGCGTCGTTTGTCGGCCGCATCCGGGTCGACGAGACCGTTGAGAACGGCCTCGCGCTCTTCCTCTCCAACGACAACCTGCGCAAGGGTGCGGCGCTCAACGCGGTCCAGATCGCGGAGCTTGTCGCGGCAGAGCCGCGCGATTGACCTGGTCGTTGCGGTGCCGTTTGCCGTGGCTGGGGTTCCGTCCTCAAGCGCCGGACGGGCTGGGTCGGCCGGTGTGCGCCTGTTGTTGTCTTATGGTCGGGGCCGCCTGCCGGGACTGCGTCCTCAGCGCTCGCGACTCGGGTCGGCCTTGTACGTGACCGGGATCCTCGCTCGTCGCTTCCGGGCGCATCCCTCCACCGTCCCCTTCGGCCGGATGGCGGCCACCGGCCCGGTGGGGGTAGAGGTCCTCACGCCCGGACGGGCTGAAGTTGCCGTCCGGCCGGGAGGGGACATGCCGGGGTTCTCCCGCAGGCGACGAGCGAGGATCCCGGGTGCGGATGGGGTCGACCAGAGTCGCGAGCGCCGAGGAGAGATCCCCGGTGGTGGCCCCGACCCCCAGGCCGACCCAGCCCGTCCGGCGATTGAGGACGGACCGGCAACCATGGCCGACGGCACCGCAACGACAGGTCAATCGCGCGGCTCCGCCGCGACGAGCTCGAAGGCGGTGCGGCCGTCGAGGGACTCGCGGATGATGTCGGCGTGGCCGGCGTGGCGGGCGACCTCCTCGATGACGTGGAGGAGGATCCAGCGGGCGGTGACGTTCATGCCGGGCGGGAACCAGGGGGCTTCGGGGAGGGGGACGGTGACTTCGAGGTCGGGGAGGCCGTTGACGGCCTCTTCCGTGGCGCGGGCGACGTCGGCGTAGCGGGCGAGGACGGAGGCGAGGGTCTCGCCGTCGAGGAGACGGAAGCCGCTGACGTAGTCGGCCTCGTTGCCGGCGAACTCGGGGCGGCCCATCAGGGTGGCCTGGATCCAGACCTCCTCGGTGCGGGCGACGTGCTTGACGAGTCCGGCGAGGGTGAGTTCGCTGGCGCTCGGCCGGGCGGTGGCCTGTTCGTCGGTGAGCCCGAGGACGGATCGGCGGATGCCGCCGCGCTGTGCGTCCAGGAAGGCCAGGAGGCCGTCGCGCTCGTCCTTCTCCGCGCGTACCAGTGTCGGCATGGTGTTCACCTCTCGCAAAGTTCGCTGCGTTCCGATGCTTCGACAGTACGAGGGCTTGCGGTCAGGTTCTGTCCGCAACGCGAGGCCGAAAGAGGGTGTCCCCCGAAGGACGCGGTGGCATGATCCGTCGGATGACTTCAGCCTCAGAGACGACCACCGCCGCGGCCTCCGGCACCTGGAAACTCGGCGACCTCACCGTCAACCGCCTCGGATTCGGCGCTATGCGCCTCACCGGCAGTGAGCCGTTCGGCGACGGCATCCCGAGCGACCGGGGGCGTTCGATCGCCGTGCTCCGCCGCGCGGTCGAGCTGGGCGTCAACCACATCGACACTGCCGCCTTCTACTTCTCGCGGCTGCGTTCCGCCAACGAGCTGATCAACAGTGCCCTCGGCGGCCCGTACCCCGACGACCTGGTGATCACGACCAAGGTCTGGCCGGGCCGCGACGCCTCCGGCGAGTGGGGCTTTGCGACGCCCGCCGGGCTGCGCGGGCAGGTCGAGGAGAACCTGCGCCAGCTGGGCCGCGACCACCTTGATGTCGTGAACCTGCGTTTCCCGCCGAAGCTGAACGGCCGCTCGGTTGCCGAATACTTCGGCGCACTCGCCGACTTGCGCACCGCAGGGCTCATCCGGCACCTCGGCGTCTCCAACGTGACCCCCGCCCACCTCGCGGAGGCCCAGGCCATCGCCCCGGTGGTCTGCGTACAGAACGCCTTCGGCATCGGCTCGCCCACCGAGGACCATGACTTCCTCCGCTCCTGCGGACAGCAGGGCATCGCCTTCGTCCCCTTCTTCGCGATCGCCGGCGCGGGGCGCGAGGCGGGCCCAGGCACGGGTACGGGCACGGCCGAAGGCGATCCCGTACTCGCCGTGGCCCGCGCCCACGACGCGACCCCCGCGCAGATCCGCCTGGCCTGGACCCTCCAGCTCGGTCCGCACGTCCTGGCCATCCCCGGCACCGGCAACCCGGAGCACCTGGTCGCCAACGTGGCCGCCGGTGCGCTGCGGCTCTCGGCGG is part of the Streptomyces sp. NBC_01262 genome and harbors:
- a CDS encoding HAD family hydrolase — translated: MLFDFDGPLARLFAGHPAPHVARLLKDQLDEWGVMTPALRGSEDPLEVIRGFAHRDRTSELEKLLTEQEIHAASMATPTPYSDNLVRLLVARGHQVAVTTNNSPLAVARYLQGRQLAHLFGPHIHGRTHDPSLMKPHPHCLVSALESTGAYAAECLMIGDSVGDYEAARQVGVTFLGYAHRPQKETRLRAAGASHVIRSLQDLYIALRDA
- a CDS encoding aminoglycoside phosphotransferase family protein: MATITPVAAAASELGGQRVVGPLKGYHHEAYAVLLDEGSALGRGFSWLKLREPRPGVFWYDLRCFRSEEELLPLLRGRVPRIPEVADVADGVSVLSFIEGRTLGTVRPAGCKVDQRHVDQIVELFGSLAAFDVDDLRQKMPCDHDEHEEAADSSGFLKGLISHTIEDVYEPHRPVFDAVFRALGVDDEALNAFADRLPPLTSRPYRLLHGDLHRENFIVDLTGNVWTIDWELARIGDPVYDLATHLHLMRYPPKQEAEVVERWTRVVEDAHPGASSGVREDLPVYLDYKRIQSVYTDIIRGGTALLADMSVVRLAHTARALRRALELARGPLVLERIPLHAEIMFALAQWHVRHRRRLRDVV
- a CDS encoding GNAT family N-acetyltransferase yields the protein MTAPYEISTDPARLDIPLIHHWLSTDAYWALDRPRPKTDAAIAASLNFGAYSTTTGAQLAYARLVTDHATFAWLCDVYVSPTARGQGLGTALATAVRDHCRPLGLRRILLATHDAHGVYAKVGFEPLAEPERWMALVMGAGQVPSVTQRL
- a CDS encoding dihydrodipicolinate synthase family protein — its product is MGLQGIHVPVITPFGEDGRVDVGALERLAHGLLYDGAAGLVALGTTAEAASLDEGERAAVRKAVGRVCRGFGAHFTVGAGSADTRRTGEELRGLAADAALVAVPSFVRPSEDGVVAHFEALARVSAVPLIVYNIPYRTGRTLSAQTVRRLAAIPGVIGFKHAVGGIDADTVALVREVPLFAGDDVFAPALLAMGAAGGILASAHLATDRWVRLGQAYEPELGHELAGMAATLFAEPNPVLIKAVLYAQGRIPSSAVRLPLLAAGRPALETALRAVGVPGDTRDRRDVLIGETA
- a CDS encoding aspartate-semialdehyde dehydrogenase — encoded protein: MRVGIVGATGQVGGVMRKVLAERDFPVEQLRLFASARSAGRTLPWKDGEVVIEDAATADYTGLDIVLFSAGGATSKALAEKVAGQGAVVIDNSSAWRRDPQVPLVVSEVNPDAIADRPKGIIANPNCTTMAAMPVLMPLHAEAGLTALVATTYQAVSGSGLAGVAELDGQVRKVADRAAELAFDGDAVEFPEPAVYKRPIAFNVLPLAGSIVDDGSFETDEEQKLRNESRKILGIPELKVSGTCVRVPVFSGHSLQVNLRFERPISVERAYELLGRAPGVELSEIPTPLQAAGKDASFVGRIRVDETVENGLALFLSNDNLRKGAALNAVQIAELVAAEPRD
- a CDS encoding DinB family protein yields the protein MPTLVRAEKDERDGLLAFLDAQRGGIRRSVLGLTDEQATARPSASELTLAGLVKHVARTEEVWIQATLMGRPEFAGNEADYVSGFRLLDGETLASVLARYADVARATEEAVNGLPDLEVTVPLPEAPWFPPGMNVTARWILLHVIEEVARHAGHADIIRESLDGRTAFELVAAEPRD
- a CDS encoding aldo/keto reductase translates to MTSASETTTAAASGTWKLGDLTVNRLGFGAMRLTGSEPFGDGIPSDRGRSIAVLRRAVELGVNHIDTAAFYFSRLRSANELINSALGGPYPDDLVITTKVWPGRDASGEWGFATPAGLRGQVEENLRQLGRDHLDVVNLRFPPKLNGRSVAEYFGALADLRTAGLIRHLGVSNVTPAHLAEAQAIAPVVCVQNAFGIGSPTEDHDFLRSCGQQGIAFVPFFAIAGAGREAGPGTGTGTAEGDPVLAVARAHDATPAQIRLAWTLQLGPHVLAIPGTGNPEHLVANVAAGALRLSADELALLNDVRR